Proteins encoded together in one Impatiens glandulifera chromosome 1, dImpGla2.1, whole genome shotgun sequence window:
- the LOC124942143 gene encoding DEK domain-containing chromatin-associated protein 4-like produces the protein MEWKKSFQESLSHKLSRQFLEKKHPAPSSTGGRKKKSTAKTPAPVKDKSGSKKGKEPIVFTEPPSQTRDEEESASTSDRTGSQKTDENPSDREGPFEEDQSATSLDNTGTAASLENTEAGADGREEEETPFDNDQKIAANIVRKILEEIELRVQAAAAIYREWHERLKEIEENVISLTSAKDPNEAMDRHTIVKPRTRLQKLTVHIRKLTERYVAGTPKAKLQLLVLDMLEVKKGEVIDEIDRLDAVHRQRETAHSPRPETNDGQNRGATPPLADPVINETDERTETPFTGPFETDQPGDSEPIVIEERVKTLIQEFTNSKVRPWKRKIKKVARQTILLAEKTRDDLVKAEARITDIEADYRDDTVLHNDHLKRTEDLEDKTSRMVDDIGRFERETEKQITKVDEDLGRSSNEAASTLNRVISLEEKNASLEDRNTQLEADLKALTDQINELIKAKINADTSVEEEAPRLSEEEIAVRERNTAAKYPGLAKSMAAQAAKDAERLNAQKQGLEEYARAHKKTKAASSSSVPAKRKRKSSSRKVQVAGMLERITETVIETQPNPAMHTEDEEEANLEPRSTRQRVLNTVLISTVGHPQAEGSSSRPDQPDEEEPTDAMMKDFIFSESE, from the exons ATGGAGTGGAAGAAAAGCTTTCAAGAGTCGTTATCACATAAGTTATCTCGACAATTTCTGGAAAAGAAGCATCCGGCCCCCAGctctacaggtggccgaaagaagaaatctACCGCCAAGACACCGGCTCCGGTAAAAGACAAGTCCGGAAGCAAGAAGGGTAAGGAACCGATAGTATTCACGGAACCTCCCTCGCAAACAAGAGATGAGGAAGAATCGGCTTCCACGTCTGACCGAACCGGCTCGCAGAAAACCGATGAAAATCCTTCTGATAGAGAAGGACcatttgaagaagatcaatcagCTACAAGTCTTGACAATACGGGTACAGCCGCAAGCCTTGAAAACACCGAGGCTGGTGCAGACGGCCGTGAGGAGGAAGAGACTCCCTTTGACAATGACCAAAAGATAGCCGCGAACATTGTACGAAAAATCTTGGAGGAAATCGAACTTCGAGTTCAAGCGGCTGCCGCaatataccgggaatggcacga aaggctgaaggagatagagGAAAACGTTATAAGCCTCACAAGCGCCAAGGATCCTaacgaagccatggaccgacacACAATCGTAAAACCGCGTACTCGGCTACAAAAGTTAACCGTACACATACGAAAGCTTACAGAAAGGTATGTTGCGGGAACACCGAAGGCTAAGTTACAACTCCTGGTGTTGGATATGCTTGAAGTCAAGAAAGGAGAAGTCATTGACGAAATAGATCGGCTTGACGCGGTGCACAGACAGCGAGAAACAGCGCATTCTCCGCGTCCTGAGACCAATGACGGTCAGAATCGAGGTGCAACGCCTCCTCTAGCGGATCCGGTCATAAACGAAACCGACGAAAGGACAGAGACTCCTTTCACCGGGCCATTTGAAACGGATCAACCGGGGGATTCAGAACCGATTGTCATAGAAGAAAGAGTAAAGACTCTTATCCAAGAGTTTACCAACTCAAAGGTTCGACCGTGGAAGAGGAAAATCAAGAAAGTCGCGCGCCAAACAATCCTGTTAGCCGAAAAGACGAGGGATGATCTTGTAAAGGCAGAGGCCCGGATCACAGACATCGAAGCCGACTACCGGGACGACACGGTGCTGCACAATGATCATCTTAAGCGAACCGAGGACTTGGAAGATAAGACCTCAAGGATGGTGGATGACATAGGTCGGTTTGAAAGGGAAACCGAGAAACAGATCACAAAGGTCGATGAAGACCTGGGGCGGTCAAGCAACGAAGCCGCTTCCACACTCAACAGAGTCATCAGCCTCGAGGAAAAGAATGCAAGCCTTGAGGACCGGAATACCCAACTcgaagccgacctcaaggcgctcACCGATcagataaatgaattaattaaggCCAAGATTAATGCTGATACATcggttgaggag GAGGCACCGCGATTGTCTGAAGAGGAAATAGCCGTGCGCGAACGAAACACAGCGGCTAAATATCCGGGACTTGCGAAGTCCATGGCAGCTCAAGCGGCCAAagatgcagagcggttaaacGCACAAAAACAAGGGCTCGAAGAATATGCCAGGGCTCACAAGAAGACCAAGGCggcttcttcctcttcggttccagCAAAACGGAAAAGGAAATCATCATCAAGGAAGGTTCAGGTAGCCGGGATGCTGGAAAGGATTACCGAAACGGTTATTGAAACTCAACCGAACCCAGCTATGCACACCGAGGATGAAGAAGAAGCGAATCTCGAGCCGcggtctacaagacaacgagttCTCAATACGGTTCTAATCAGCACGGTCGGTCACCCGCAAGCTGAAGGTTCATCTTCAAGACCGGATCAACCGGATGAGGAAGAACCGACCGATGCTATGATGAAAGACTTCATATTTTCCGAATCAGAATAG